From Yersinia hibernica, a single genomic window includes:
- the cobB gene encoding Sir2 family NAD+-dependent deacetylase, with product MRIRHRLCRFRKNKHLRHQRFRSRIFHRDSAATSEMKKPFVVVLTGAGISAESGIRTFRAADGLWEEHQVEDVATPEGYRRDPELVQTFYNARRRQLQQPDIAPNAAHFSLADLEAVLGDNFVLITQNIDNLHERAGSKRVIHMHGELLKVRCTQSGQVLDWLGDLSATERCHCCQFPSPLRPHIVWFGEMPMGMDEIYQALAKADFFISIGTSGHVYPAAGFVHESKLHGAHTVELNLEPSQVESQFAEKHYGLASKVVPEYVREFLTSRGENRQDD from the coding sequence ATGCGCATTCGTCATCGGCTCTGCCGGTTTCGCAAGAATAAGCACTTGCGGCATCAGCGTTTTCGCTCCCGTATTTTTCATCGCGACAGTGCCGCTACCTCAGAAATGAAGAAACCGTTTGTGGTGGTACTGACGGGTGCCGGGATCTCGGCTGAATCCGGTATTCGTACTTTCCGCGCGGCAGATGGTTTATGGGAAGAGCATCAGGTGGAAGATGTCGCGACCCCGGAAGGGTATCGCCGTGATCCTGAATTGGTTCAAACTTTTTATAATGCGCGCCGCCGCCAGTTACAACAGCCGGACATTGCACCGAATGCCGCTCATTTCTCATTAGCTGATTTGGAAGCTGTGTTGGGTGATAACTTTGTGCTGATCACGCAAAATATAGATAATTTGCATGAGCGGGCGGGAAGTAAACGCGTCATTCATATGCATGGCGAGCTGCTGAAAGTGCGCTGCACGCAGTCTGGTCAAGTGCTGGACTGGTTGGGTGATCTTAGCGCAACTGAGCGCTGCCATTGTTGTCAATTCCCATCGCCGCTGCGCCCACATATTGTCTGGTTTGGTGAGATGCCAATGGGGATGGACGAAATCTATCAGGCGCTGGCGAAGGCCGATTTCTTTATTTCCATTGGCACCTCTGGCCATGTCTATCCTGCCGCCGGATTTGTTCATGAATCCAAGCTGCATGGTGCTCATACTGTCGAGTTGAATCTAGAACCTAGCCAGGTAGAAAGCCAATTTGCTGAAAAACACTATGGTTTAGCCAGCAAAGTGGTTCCTGAGTATGTGCGCGAATTTTTGACATCGCGGGGCGAGAATCGCCAGGACGACTAA
- the lolC gene encoding lipoprotein-releasing ABC transporter permease subunit LolC, giving the protein MYQPVALFIGLRYMRGRASDRFGRFVSWLSTIGITLGVMALITVLSVMNGFERDLQNNILGLMPQALITTPQGSLDPNKIPASSLKSLNGVTDIVPLTTADVVLQSARNLAAGVMLGVDPNQHEPLADYLVNVKLKDLQPGSYNMILGEKLAGQLGVKRGETLRLMVPSASQFTPMGRIPSQRLFNVIGTFAADSEVDGYQILVNQQDASRLMRYPAGNITGWRLFLSQPLTVDSLSQQTLPADTVWKDWRDRKGELFQAVRMEKNMMGLLLSLIIAVAAFNIITSLGLLVMEKQGEVAILQTQGLSRRQIMLVFMVQGATAGVIGALLGAGLGILLASQLNTIIPVLGLLIDGATLPVEINPVQVAVIALVAMAIALLSTLYPSWRAAAAQPAEALRYE; this is encoded by the coding sequence ATGTATCAACCTGTCGCATTATTTATTGGCCTGCGTTATATGCGCGGCCGTGCATCTGACCGTTTTGGTCGGTTCGTTTCATGGCTTTCTACCATCGGCATCACGCTCGGCGTGATGGCGTTGATCACCGTGTTATCGGTGATGAATGGTTTTGAGCGTGATTTGCAGAATAACATTTTGGGGCTGATGCCGCAGGCGCTGATTACCACGCCGCAAGGCTCTCTTGACCCCAATAAAATCCCAGCCTCATCACTGAAATCACTTAATGGTGTCACTGATATTGTGCCGTTAACCACCGCCGATGTGGTGTTGCAAAGCGCGCGCAATCTGGCCGCCGGTGTGATGCTTGGTGTTGACCCCAATCAGCATGAGCCGCTGGCAGATTACTTGGTCAATGTGAAACTAAAGGATTTGCAGCCGGGGAGTTACAATATGATCCTCGGAGAAAAGCTAGCCGGTCAGTTGGGCGTCAAGCGGGGTGAAACATTGCGTTTGATGGTGCCGAGCGCCAGCCAGTTCACGCCAATGGGCCGTATTCCCAGCCAGCGCCTGTTTAATGTCATTGGAACATTTGCCGCTGACAGTGAAGTGGATGGCTACCAAATACTGGTAAATCAACAGGATGCTTCGCGCTTGATGCGCTATCCTGCGGGCAATATTACCGGCTGGCGTTTATTTCTCTCACAACCGCTGACTGTCGATAGCTTAAGCCAACAAACCTTACCGGCAGACACGGTTTGGAAAGACTGGCGTGACCGGAAAGGCGAGCTCTTCCAGGCGGTACGGATGGAGAAGAATATGATGGGGTTGCTGCTCAGCCTGATTATTGCTGTCGCTGCCTTTAATATCATTACCTCGCTCGGCTTATTAGTGATGGAGAAACAGGGCGAAGTGGCGATTTTGCAAACCCAAGGGTTGAGTCGCCGCCAAATCATGCTGGTGTTTATGGTGCAGGGCGCCACTGCTGGGGTGATTGGCGCGCTGCTAGGCGCTGGGCTGGGTATTTTACTGGCCAGCCAATTGAATACCATCATTCCGGTGCTCGGTTTACTGATTGATGGTGCCACCTTGCCTGTGGAGATTAACCCTGTTCAGGTGGCCGTGATTGCTTTGGTGGCGATGGCGATTGCTTTGCTCTCGACGCTTTACCCTTCCTGGCGCGCTGCCGCCGCACAACCTGCCGAGGCTTTACGCTATGAGTAA
- the mfd gene encoding transcription-repair coupling factor: protein MSQQHRYSLPTRAGDTRQLGQLTGSACAVECAEIIERHDGPVMLITPDMQTALRLRDEIQQFSPRPVTTLSDWETLPYDSFSPHQDIISARLSCLYQLPTMERGVIILPVNTLMQRVCPHEFLHGHALVMKKGQHLSRDKLRAQLEQAGYRSVDQVMEHGEFATRGALLDLYPMGSEEPYRIDFFDDDIDSLRVFDVDSQRTLSEVEQINLLPAHEFPIDKTAIELFRSQWREQFEVRRDAEHIYQQVSKGIWPAGIEYWQPLFFSQPLPTLFSYLPKNTLLINTGSLESSAERFWLDVNQRFESRRIDPMRPLLAPDTLWLRVDSLFGELKEWPRVQFKTAELPTKAANTNLHYQALPDLAVQAQQKAPLDNLRRFIESFSGSVVFSVESEGRRETLQDLLARIKISPTLITQLSQATAPGHYLMVGASERGFLDTNKQLALICESDLLGERVSRRRQDNRRTINTDTLIRNLAELRPGQPVVHLEHGVGRYLGLTTLEAGGIKAEYLILTYAGEDKLYVPVSSLHLISRYSGGADENAPLHKLGGDAWSRARQKAAEKVRDVAAELLDIYAQRAAKSGFKFKLDREQYQLFCQSFPFETTPDQEQAINAVLSDMCRPLAMDRLVCGDVGFGKTEVAMRAAFLAVANNKQVAVLVPTTLLAQQHFDNFRDRFATWPVRIEMMSRFRSAKEQQVILEQAAQGKVDIVIGTHKLLQSDLRWQDLGLLIVDEEHRFGVRHKERIKAMRADVDILTLTATPIPRTLNMAMSGMRDLSIIATPPARRLAVKTFVREYDSLVVREAILREILRGGQVYYLYNDVENIEKATQRLAELVPEARIAIGHGQMRERDLERVMNDFHHQRFNVLVCTTIIETGIDIPSANTIIIERADHFGLAQLHQLRGRVGRSHHQAYAYLLTPNPKAMTTDAKKRLEAIASLEDLGAGFALATHDLEIRGAGELLGEDQSGQMTTIGFSLYMELLESAVDALKEGREPSLEDLTSNQTEIEMRMPVLLPEDFIPDVNVRLSFYKRIASARNEAELDELKVELIDRFGKLPDAARYLLHTAQLRQQAQKLGIKRIEGNERGGFIEFSEKNKVDPVYLIGLLQRQPKIYRLEGPTKLKFIQDLSDRAQRLKFINELLAEFEKHCVV from the coding sequence ATGTCCCAACAACATCGTTATTCATTGCCAACGCGAGCTGGCGATACCCGCCAGTTAGGCCAGTTGACTGGCTCAGCTTGTGCCGTCGAGTGTGCAGAAATCATTGAACGCCATGATGGCCCGGTAATGTTAATTACCCCGGATATGCAAACGGCGCTGCGCCTACGTGATGAGATTCAGCAGTTTTCTCCCCGTCCGGTCACCACCCTTTCCGACTGGGAAACACTGCCTTACGACAGTTTCTCACCTCATCAGGATATTATTTCAGCCCGTCTTTCTTGCTTATACCAGCTTCCAACCATGGAACGCGGTGTTATTATTCTCCCGGTTAATACCTTGATGCAACGGGTTTGCCCGCATGAATTCCTGCATGGCCATGCTTTAGTGATGAAAAAAGGCCAGCATCTGTCGCGAGATAAGTTGCGCGCTCAACTCGAACAAGCGGGATATCGCAGTGTTGATCAAGTCATGGAGCATGGCGAATTTGCTACCCGCGGCGCGTTGCTTGACTTGTACCCGATGGGCAGTGAAGAGCCATATCGCATTGATTTTTTTGATGATGACATTGATAGTTTGCGCGTATTTGATGTGGATTCGCAGCGCACATTATCAGAAGTTGAACAAATCAATTTACTCCCGGCCCATGAATTCCCGATCGATAAAACCGCCATTGAATTATTCCGCAGCCAATGGCGTGAACAGTTTGAAGTGCGCCGCGATGCTGAACATATCTATCAGCAAGTGAGTAAAGGCATCTGGCCTGCCGGTATTGAATACTGGCAACCGCTGTTTTTCAGCCAACCATTGCCCACACTCTTTAGTTACTTGCCTAAAAATACCTTACTGATTAATACCGGCTCACTGGAGAGCTCCGCCGAGCGCTTTTGGCTCGATGTTAATCAGCGTTTTGAAAGCCGTCGCATTGACCCTATGCGCCCATTGCTGGCCCCGGACACACTCTGGCTCCGGGTCGATTCGCTATTTGGTGAGTTAAAAGAGTGGCCACGGGTTCAATTCAAGACCGCTGAATTGCCCACCAAAGCCGCCAATACCAACTTACATTATCAGGCGCTGCCTGATTTAGCCGTTCAGGCCCAGCAAAAAGCGCCTTTAGATAATTTGCGGCGCTTTATTGAGTCATTTAGCGGCAGTGTCGTGTTCTCGGTGGAAAGTGAGGGGCGGCGCGAAACTCTACAAGATTTGCTGGCACGGATAAAAATCAGCCCAACGCTGATAACCCAGTTATCTCAGGCCACCGCTCCCGGCCATTATCTGATGGTTGGTGCCAGTGAACGCGGCTTCCTTGATACCAATAAGCAATTAGCACTGATTTGTGAAAGCGACCTATTGGGCGAGCGGGTCAGCCGTCGCCGTCAGGATAATCGCCGCACCATTAATACGGATACATTAATCCGCAATCTGGCAGAGTTGCGCCCTGGTCAGCCAGTGGTTCACTTGGAACACGGCGTAGGCCGCTATCTGGGCCTAACCACACTCGAAGCCGGCGGAATTAAAGCTGAATACCTGATATTGACCTATGCCGGGGAAGACAAGCTGTATGTGCCGGTATCATCATTGCACCTGATAAGCCGCTACTCCGGTGGCGCTGATGAAAATGCACCATTGCATAAATTGGGGGGCGATGCTTGGAGCCGCGCACGGCAGAAAGCTGCCGAGAAAGTCCGTGATGTGGCCGCGGAGCTGCTGGATATTTATGCCCAACGCGCCGCCAAATCGGGCTTTAAATTCAAGCTTGATAGAGAACAATATCAGTTGTTCTGCCAAAGTTTCCCGTTCGAAACCACGCCGGATCAGGAACAAGCTATCAATGCTGTGCTCAGTGATATGTGCCGACCGCTAGCCATGGACCGCCTAGTGTGCGGTGATGTGGGTTTCGGTAAAACCGAAGTGGCCATGCGGGCAGCATTCCTGGCGGTGGCGAATAATAAGCAGGTGGCGGTATTGGTGCCGACCACCCTGCTCGCCCAACAGCATTTTGACAACTTCCGTGACCGCTTTGCCACCTGGCCGGTGCGCATTGAAATGATGTCACGCTTTCGCAGTGCCAAAGAGCAGCAAGTTATACTGGAGCAAGCCGCACAGGGCAAAGTCGACATTGTCATTGGCACCCATAAATTGCTGCAAAGTGACTTGCGCTGGCAAGATCTCGGCCTGCTGATTGTTGATGAAGAACACCGCTTTGGGGTGCGCCATAAAGAGCGCATCAAAGCAATGCGTGCCGACGTCGATATTCTGACACTCACCGCCACCCCAATTCCGCGCACACTGAATATGGCGATGAGCGGCATGCGCGATTTGTCGATTATTGCCACTCCGCCTGCGCGCCGCCTGGCGGTGAAGACCTTTGTGCGCGAGTACGACAGCCTGGTAGTGCGCGAAGCCATTCTGCGCGAAATTCTCCGTGGCGGGCAGGTTTATTACCTGTACAACGACGTGGAAAATATCGAAAAAGCCACCCAGCGCCTGGCTGAATTAGTGCCGGAAGCCCGTATTGCCATCGGTCATGGGCAAATGCGAGAGCGAGACTTAGAGCGGGTAATGAATGATTTCCATCATCAGCGCTTTAACGTTTTGGTCTGCACCACAATTATAGAAACAGGCATTGATATTCCGAGTGCTAATACCATTATCATCGAACGGGCCGATCATTTTGGCCTGGCACAGCTGCACCAATTGCGTGGCCGGGTCGGGCGCTCCCATCATCAGGCCTATGCTTACTTGCTGACACCAAATCCCAAAGCGATGACCACCGATGCCAAAAAACGGCTGGAGGCTATTGCCTCGCTGGAAGACCTCGGTGCCGGTTTCGCTTTGGCCACTCATGACCTTGAGATTCGTGGTGCCGGTGAGTTATTAGGTGAAGACCAAAGTGGCCAGATGACCACCATCGGTTTCTCTTTGTATATGGAGCTATTAGAGAGCGCGGTTGATGCGCTGAAAGAAGGCAGGGAGCCATCACTGGAAGATTTGACCAGCAATCAGACCGAAATTGAAATGCGCATGCCGGTGCTGCTGCCAGAGGACTTTATTCCAGATGTAAATGTCCGGCTTTCATTCTATAAGCGTATCGCCAGCGCTCGCAATGAAGCTGAACTGGATGAGTTGAAAGTCGAATTGATCGACCGCTTCGGTAAACTACCCGATGCAGCTCGTTATCTGTTACACACGGCGCAGTTACGCCAACAAGCTCAGAAATTGGGTATCAAGCGCATTGAGGGTAATGAACGCGGCGGCTTTATCGAGTTTAGCGAGAAGAACAAAGTTGACCCGGTTTATCTGATTGGGTTATTGCAGCGGCAGCCGAAAATATATCGTTTGGAAGGGCCCACTAAACTGAAATTCATACAAGACCTCAGTGATCGGGCACAGCGATTGAAGTTCATCAATGAACTACTGGCCGAA
- a CDS encoding cupin domain-containing protein, translating into MDYQLNLDWSDFLQRYWQKRPVILKRGFKNFIDPLSPDELAGLAMENEVDSRLVSHEDGRWEVSHGPFESFDHLGETNWSLLVQAVDHWHEPAAALMRPFRPLSDWRMDDLMISFSVPGGGVGPHFDQYDVFIIQGTGRRRWRVGEKTEMKQHCPHPDLLQVGPFDAIIDEEMEPGDILYIPPGFPHEGYALENALNYSVGFRAPNGRELVSGFADYVLSRELGSYRYSDPDLPLREHPAEVLPQEVDKLRAMMLDLVQQPEDFQHWFGEFISQSRHELDIAPPEPPYQAGDVYELLKQGDELQRLTGLRVLRVGNQCFANGELIDTPHLSAADALCQHFSVDAAKLGDALEDPSFLAMLTALVNSGYWYFND; encoded by the coding sequence ATGGATTACCAACTCAATCTCGATTGGTCTGATTTTCTGCAACGCTATTGGCAGAAACGCCCCGTCATCCTCAAACGTGGCTTTAAAAATTTCATTGATCCGCTCTCACCAGATGAGCTTGCTGGCTTAGCCATGGAGAATGAAGTCGACAGCCGGCTGGTGAGCCATGAAGATGGCCGCTGGGAGGTGAGCCATGGTCCGTTTGAAAGTTTTGATCACTTAGGTGAAACTAATTGGTCATTGCTGGTGCAGGCCGTTGACCATTGGCATGAACCCGCAGCCGCCTTGATGCGCCCATTCCGCCCACTTTCTGACTGGCGGATGGACGATTTAATGATCTCCTTCTCGGTCCCTGGTGGCGGTGTTGGCCCGCATTTTGACCAATATGATGTTTTTATCATTCAGGGCACCGGCCGTCGTCGTTGGCGGGTTGGTGAGAAAACAGAAATGAAGCAGCACTGTCCTCATCCTGACCTGCTGCAAGTCGGGCCATTCGACGCCATTATTGATGAAGAAATGGAGCCTGGTGATATTCTCTATATTCCACCGGGTTTCCCTCATGAGGGCTATGCACTTGAAAATGCATTGAATTACTCAGTTGGCTTCCGCGCCCCGAATGGCCGTGAACTGGTCAGCGGCTTTGCCGACTATGTGCTTTCTCGCGAGTTAGGCAGTTACCGTTACAGTGACCCGGATTTACCACTGCGGGAACATCCGGCCGAAGTGCTGCCACAAGAAGTCGATAAACTGCGTGCAATGATGCTTGATTTAGTTCAGCAGCCCGAAGATTTCCAACATTGGTTTGGCGAGTTTATTTCTCAATCACGCCATGAGTTGGATATCGCCCCGCCAGAGCCGCCTTATCAGGCCGGCGACGTCTACGAACTTCTTAAGCAAGGTGATGAATTACAAAGGCTTACTGGCCTGCGGGTTTTACGTGTTGGTAACCAATGCTTTGCTAACGGCGAACTAATTGATACCCCGCATTTATCCGCCGCCGATGCTTTGTGCCAACACTTTAGTGTTGATGCGGCAAAACTGGGTGATGCCCTCGAAGACCCTTCTTTCCTGGCAATGCTCACTGCGCTGGTGAACAGCGGTTATTGGTATTTTAACGACTAA
- the nagK gene encoding N-acetylglucosamine kinase, with protein sequence MYYGFDMGGTKIELGVFDTNLQRIWHKRVPTPREDYQQLLHTLHHLTWEADAYCGVKGSVGIGIPGLPNADDGTVFTANVPAAMGQSLQSDLAALIERDVRIDNDANCFALSEAWDPEFRRYPTVLGLILGTGAGGGLIVNGNIVSGRNHITGEFGHFRLPVDALDILGADIPRVACGCGHNGCIENYISGRGFEWMYQHFNQQSLPATEIIANYNAGESRAAAHIERFMDVLAVCLGNLLTMLDPHLVVIGGGLSNFEQIYQELPKRLPQHLLRVARLPRIEKARYGDAGGVRGAAFLHLAE encoded by the coding sequence ATGTATTACGGTTTTGACATGGGCGGCACCAAAATAGAGTTAGGCGTCTTTGATACTAACCTGCAACGAATCTGGCATAAGCGGGTCCCGACACCGCGTGAAGATTACCAACAATTATTGCATACATTGCACCATTTAACATGGGAAGCAGACGCGTACTGTGGTGTTAAAGGCAGTGTGGGGATCGGCATTCCCGGCCTGCCCAATGCCGATGATGGGACGGTATTCACTGCCAATGTGCCTGCGGCCATGGGGCAATCATTGCAAAGTGACCTTGCGGCATTAATTGAGCGGGATGTGCGCATTGATAATGATGCTAACTGCTTTGCCTTGTCAGAAGCTTGGGACCCTGAGTTTCGCCGCTATCCAACAGTATTGGGGCTGATCCTTGGCACTGGTGCTGGTGGCGGTTTGATTGTGAATGGCAATATTGTCAGTGGGCGCAACCATATCACCGGCGAGTTTGGCCACTTTCGCTTACCGGTAGATGCATTGGATATTCTGGGGGCAGATATTCCGCGGGTCGCATGTGGTTGTGGTCATAATGGCTGTATTGAGAATTATATTTCAGGGCGTGGCTTTGAATGGATGTACCAACATTTCAATCAGCAATCTTTGCCCGCGACTGAAATCATTGCCAACTATAATGCTGGTGAATCTAGGGCCGCGGCTCATATTGAGCGATTTATGGATGTGCTGGCGGTATGCTTGGGCAATTTATTGACCATGCTAGACCCCCATTTAGTAGTGATTGGCGGCGGATTATCCAATTTCGAACAAATCTATCAGGAGCTGCCAAAACGCTTACCACAGCATTTATTGCGGGTGGCCCGATTGCCACGTATTGAAAAAGCGCGTTATGGTGATGCGGGTGGCGTTCGTGGCGCGGCATTTTTGCATTTAGCTGAGTAA
- the pepT gene encoding peptidase T, with translation MDKLLDRFFNYVSFDTQAKANVKSVPSTEGQRKLALALQHELQALGFSHISLSEHGCVMATLPANVSWPVPTIGFIAHLDTSPDFIGKNVNPQIVENYRGGDIALGIGDEVLSPVMFPVLHQLLGHTLITTDGKTLLGADDKAGIAEIITAMVRLKHNNVPHGEIRIAFTPDEEVGKGARFFNVAEFAAQWAYTVDGGGVGELEFENFNAASVTIKIVGNNVHPGSAKGVMVNALSLATRFHQELPADETPECTDGYDGFYHLQSIKGTVERAEMHYIVRDFSRDGFEARKKNMVDIAKRVGKGLHRDCYIEIVMDDSYYNMREHIINHPHIIEIAQQAMRDCDITPIMKPIRGGTDGAQLSFLGLPCPNIFTGGYNFHGKHEFITLEGMEKSVAVIMRIAELTAKRAKE, from the coding sequence ATGGACAAATTACTCGACCGCTTTTTCAACTATGTTTCTTTTGATACACAAGCAAAAGCTAATGTAAAATCCGTGCCGAGCACTGAAGGGCAGCGCAAGCTTGCTTTGGCATTACAACATGAGTTGCAGGCGCTGGGGTTTTCTCACATTAGCTTGAGTGAACACGGTTGCGTGATGGCAACATTGCCGGCAAATGTCTCCTGGCCAGTTCCCACCATTGGTTTTATTGCTCATCTTGATACCTCGCCCGATTTCATCGGTAAAAATGTTAATCCGCAGATTGTCGAAAACTACCGTGGTGGTGATATCGCGCTAGGCATCGGTGATGAGGTTTTGTCCCCCGTCATGTTCCCTGTCTTGCATCAACTGCTTGGGCACACATTAATTACAACGGATGGCAAGACGTTACTGGGCGCTGATGATAAAGCGGGTATTGCGGAAATTATCACTGCTATGGTGCGCTTAAAGCACAATAATGTGCCCCATGGCGAGATCCGAATCGCTTTCACGCCGGATGAAGAAGTGGGCAAAGGCGCGCGCTTTTTCAATGTGGCAGAGTTTGCGGCGCAATGGGCTTATACCGTGGATGGCGGCGGTGTCGGCGAGTTGGAGTTTGAGAACTTTAATGCGGCATCGGTGACGATAAAGATTGTTGGTAATAATGTGCACCCCGGCAGCGCCAAAGGGGTGATGGTGAATGCATTGTCGTTGGCAACTCGTTTCCATCAAGAATTGCCTGCGGATGAAACACCAGAATGCACTGATGGTTATGATGGTTTTTATCATTTACAAAGTATTAAAGGCACGGTTGAACGCGCAGAAATGCACTATATCGTCCGAGATTTTAGCCGTGATGGTTTTGAAGCACGTAAGAAAAACATGGTGGACATTGCTAAACGGGTCGGCAAAGGGCTACACCGTGATTGCTATATCGAAATCGTTATGGACGATAGTTATTACAACATGCGTGAGCATATCATTAATCATCCACATATTATCGAGATAGCCCAGCAGGCGATGCGCGATTGCGACATCACACCTATTATGAAACCGATACGGGGTGGCACTGACGGCGCGCAGTTATCCTTCCTTGGTTTACCTTGCCCTAATATCTTTACCGGTGGCTATAATTTTCATGGTAAACATGAGTTTATAACTTTGGAAGGGATGGAAAAATCAGTGGCAGTTATCATGCGCATTGCTGAGTTAACGGCTAAACGGGCTAAAGAGTAA
- the lolD gene encoding lipoprotein-releasing ABC transporter ATP-binding protein LolD: MSNHPLLQCLNLCKRYQEGQLHTDVLRNVSFTIEAGELMAIVGSSGSGKSTLLHLLGGLDSPTSGEVIYQGRSLNQLSSTAKAELRNRELGFIYQFHHLLPDFTALENVAMPLLIGGAKPSEAQDKARAMLAAVGLEKRSKHRPSELSGGERQRVAIARSLVNNPSLVLADEPTGNLDQRNADSIFNLLGELNVRQGTAFLVVTHDLQLAKRMSRQLEMRDGQLQQHLTLVGAQ; encoded by the coding sequence ATGAGTAATCATCCTTTATTACAGTGTTTAAACCTGTGCAAGCGCTATCAGGAAGGCCAACTGCATACCGACGTATTGCGCAATGTGTCCTTTACTATTGAAGCCGGTGAATTGATGGCGATTGTCGGCAGCTCTGGTTCGGGCAAAAGCACTTTATTGCACCTGCTGGGCGGCCTAGATTCTCCCACTTCCGGGGAAGTTATTTATCAAGGGCGTTCACTGAATCAATTGTCTTCCACAGCTAAAGCTGAATTACGTAATCGCGAGTTAGGTTTTATCTATCAATTTCACCATTTGTTGCCTGATTTTACCGCATTGGAAAATGTGGCAATGCCATTGCTGATTGGTGGGGCTAAACCGAGTGAAGCACAGGATAAAGCCCGGGCTATGTTGGCCGCCGTGGGGCTGGAAAAGCGCAGCAAGCATCGCCCGTCCGAGTTATCTGGCGGCGAACGCCAACGAGTGGCGATTGCGCGTTCGCTAGTCAATAACCCCTCACTGGTATTGGCGGATGAACCGACCGGTAACCTTGACCAGCGCAATGCCGATAGCATTTTTAATTTGTTAGGTGAATTGAATGTGCGCCAGGGGACGGCCTTTTTAGTCGTCACTCACGATTTGCAATTGGCGAAACGCATGAGTCGCCAGTTAGAAATGCGTGATGGTCAGCTACAACAGCACTTGACGTTGGTGGGGGCGCAATAG
- the lolE gene encoding lipoprotein-releasing ABC transporter permease subunit LolE: MGVAPLSLLIGLRFSRGRRRGGMVSLISVISTLGIALGVAVLIVGLSAMNGFERELKNRILAVVPHGEIAAVNQPFSGWPQALQRIEKVPGIVAAAPYINFTGLIENATQLRAVQVKGVDPEAEQHLSALPSFVLDNAWDNFKAGQQQIILGQGLADALGVKPGSWLTVMIPNSDPEMKLLQPKRIRLQVAGVFRLSGQLDHSLALVPLADAQHYLDMGDSVTGIALKVDDVYNANKLVRSAGEVSNAYVYISSWIGTYGYMYRDIQMIRTIMYLAMVLVIGVASFNIVSTLVMAVKDKSSDIAVLRTLGAKDGLIRAIFIWYGLLAGLIGSVSGAVVGVIVSMQLTNIIRGLEKLVGHKFLSGDIYFIDFLPSELHWFDVACVLATALVLSLIASWYPARRASRIDPARVLSGQ, translated from the coding sequence ATGGGCGTTGCGCCACTTTCACTCCTTATCGGCTTGCGTTTTAGCCGTGGCCGTCGTCGCGGCGGAATGGTGTCGTTAATCTCGGTGATTTCCACATTAGGTATTGCCCTCGGGGTGGCAGTACTGATCGTCGGCTTAAGTGCCATGAATGGCTTCGAACGTGAGCTAAAAAACCGCATTTTGGCGGTGGTGCCACATGGCGAAATCGCGGCCGTCAATCAGCCCTTCAGTGGTTGGCCGCAAGCTTTGCAACGGATTGAAAAAGTTCCCGGTATTGTCGCTGCGGCACCCTATATCAATTTCACTGGTTTGATTGAAAATGCTACGCAATTGCGTGCGGTGCAGGTCAAAGGGGTTGATCCCGAGGCCGAGCAGCATCTTAGCGCACTGCCCAGCTTTGTACTTGATAACGCTTGGGATAATTTCAAAGCAGGTCAGCAGCAGATTATTTTAGGGCAAGGTTTAGCCGATGCTTTGGGGGTGAAACCGGGGTCATGGCTGACGGTGATGATTCCTAATAGTGATCCTGAGATGAAATTGCTGCAGCCTAAGCGCATTCGCTTGCAGGTCGCGGGTGTTTTTCGATTGAGTGGGCAATTGGATCATAGCCTCGCCTTGGTCCCTTTAGCGGATGCGCAGCACTATTTAGATATGGGTGACAGTGTCACTGGTATAGCCCTCAAGGTTGATGATGTCTATAACGCCAACAAACTGGTGCGCAGTGCCGGTGAAGTCTCCAATGCTTATGTGTATATCAGCAGTTGGATTGGCACTTATGGCTATATGTACCGCGATATCCAAATGATCCGCACCATCATGTACTTAGCTATGGTTCTGGTGATTGGGGTGGCCAGTTTTAATATTGTCTCCACTCTGGTTATGGCGGTGAAAGATAAAAGCAGTGACATCGCGGTGCTGCGCACCTTAGGGGCCAAAGATGGTCTGATTCGCGCCATCTTTATCTGGTATGGCTTGTTAGCGGGGCTTATCGGCAGTGTCAGTGGTGCGGTGGTGGGTGTGATTGTCTCTATGCAATTAACCAACATTATTCGTGGTTTGGAAAAGTTAGTTGGGCATAAATTTCTGTCGGGCGATATCTATTTTATCGACTTTTTACCGTCAGAGCTGCACTGGTTTGATGTGGCTTGCGTATTAGCAACGGCGTTGGTTTTGAGTCTAATTGCCAGTTGGTATCCGGCGCGTCGTGCCAGCCGTATTGATCCGGCGCGGGTGCTGAGCGGGCAATAA